The following coding sequences lie in one Mycobacterium sp. Z3061 genomic window:
- the egtB gene encoding ergothioneine biosynthesis protein EgtB → MTAREQLAGDLERARARTLRLVDFDDDELRRQYDPLMSPLVWDLAHIGQQEDLWLLRGGNPDRPGMLPPEIEGLYDAFVHSRASRVDLPLLSPAQARSFCRTVRDAALDALDALPADAGDFQFGLVISHENQHGETMLQALNLRTGAPLLQETSEVPAGRPDLAGTSVLVPGGPFVLGVDAATEPYSLDNERPAHTVEVPSFRIGRVPVTNAEWRAFIDDGGYAQPRWWSERGWQHRQQAGLNAPQFWNAGTRARFGYIEDIPGDEPVQHVSYFEAEAYAAWVGARLPTEVEWEKACAWDPAANSRRRYPWGDQPPTPERANLGGTALRPAPVGAYPAGASAYGVEQLLGDVWEWTSSPLRPWPGFVPMIYERYSQPFFDGDYRVLRGGSWAVEQSILRPSFRNWDHPYRRQIFSGVRLAWDA, encoded by the coding sequence TTCGACGACGACGAACTTCGCCGGCAGTACGACCCGCTGATGAGCCCACTCGTGTGGGACCTGGCGCATATCGGTCAACAGGAAGACCTGTGGTTGCTGCGCGGCGGCAACCCGGATCGGCCGGGCATGCTGCCTCCGGAGATCGAAGGACTCTACGACGCGTTCGTGCACTCGCGCGCCAGCCGGGTGGACCTTCCGCTGCTGTCGCCGGCCCAGGCGCGGTCGTTCTGCCGCACGGTCCGCGATGCCGCATTGGACGCGTTGGACGCTCTGCCGGCGGACGCGGGAGACTTCCAGTTCGGACTGGTCATAAGCCACGAAAATCAACACGGCGAGACCATGCTTCAGGCATTGAACCTGCGTACCGGCGCGCCGCTGTTGCAGGAGACCTCGGAGGTCCCCGCCGGACGGCCCGACCTGGCAGGAACGTCGGTTCTGGTGCCCGGCGGGCCGTTCGTTCTGGGCGTCGACGCCGCCACCGAGCCCTACTCGCTGGACAACGAGCGGCCTGCCCACACCGTTGAGGTGCCCAGCTTCCGGATCGGACGGGTACCCGTCACCAACGCCGAATGGCGCGCCTTCATCGACGACGGGGGCTACGCGCAGCCGCGGTGGTGGTCCGAACGCGGGTGGCAGCATCGACAGCAGGCCGGCCTGAACGCCCCGCAGTTCTGGAACGCCGGCACCCGCGCCCGGTTCGGCTACATCGAGGACATCCCTGGCGACGAGCCGGTGCAGCACGTCTCCTATTTCGAGGCCGAGGCTTACGCCGCCTGGGTGGGCGCCCGGCTGCCCACCGAGGTGGAGTGGGAGAAGGCGTGCGCCTGGGATCCGGCGGCCAACTCCCGGAGGCGCTACCCCTGGGGCGACCAGCCGCCGACGCCCGAGCGCGCCAATCTGGGTGGCACCGCGCTACGGCCCGCGCCCGTCGGCGCATACCCGGCCGGTGCGTCGGCGTACGGCGTCGAGCAGCTGCTGGGCGACGTATGGGAATGGACCAGCTCGCCGCTGCGTCCCTGGCCGGGATTCGTGCCGATGATCTACGAGCGCTACTCCCAGCCCTTCTTCGACGGCGACTACCGGGTGCTGCGCGGCGGCTCTTGGGCAGTCGAACAGTCCATCCTGCGTCCCAGCTTCCGCAATTGGGACCATCCCTACCGTCGGCAGATCTTCTCGGGTGTCCGGTTGGCCTGGGACGCCTGA
- a CDS encoding PPE domain-containing protein, which produces MNFSVLPPEINSLRLFTGAGPGPLLDAALAWDGLAAELNSAAESFTSVTAGLTSQAWQGPAAAAMATAALPYAGWLNSAATQAAGAAVQAKAVVGVFESAVAAAVHPFAVQANRSGFVRLVLSNLFGQNAPAIAAAEAVYEEMWAQDVAAMVGYYSGASAAAAALAPFTEPLKALAGLPAQLAAGSAAAAGLPSAAGETLQLTLGWANVGASNFGFGNVGSGNIGSGNFGISNLGDANIGNFSIGFGNLGTSNIGLGNFGIGNKGLANSGNFNIGFGNTGNNNIGIGLTGDNQFGINLNSGSGNVGLFNSGTGNIGFFNSGHGNYGLFNSGSFNTGIGNSGTVNTGLFNPGTFNTGAFNAGFANTGTYNVGSFNTGDVNPGSYNTGGFNIGNTNTGYSNWGNFNTGALNTGNMNNGIGWTGDQQGGVVVAITTPDIQLPPVDISQILVGAFNTPQISIPPITIPPFTTPANIRILPFDLPTINIPPINIGPFTSPESVLVSAFSLPDITVPPINIGAFLSPIAALSAFETPAIGIPAITIPAYTTPSTITIGSFALPQIGIPAITIPAYTTPANINIGSFALPQIGIPAITIPAYTTPANINIGSFGLPQIGIPSITIPAYTTPANINIGNFALPQIGIPAITVPAYTTPANINIGSFGLPQIGIPAITVPAYQSPALTVGGFNLPSVTTPPIAVPPINLPQVIIPPFQTPTVTVTGWNLPSVTVPQINIPRIQFPNISVPGGNQTLITLDTSFIAAPTYRIDLGTFNINAISLGFTTQGYIEQFSFPSIQIGAMTLPTLNISNAGGNYIIPSIGLSGFNIPSITFNPVQFSGFTLPQIGWPQFSTPALTIPPIQLGSFDLPQVGWPQFSTPALTIPPIQLGSFDLPQVGWPQFSTPALTIPPIQLGSFDLPQVGWPQFSTPALTIPPINLGSFDLPQVGWPQFTTPPLTIPPIELGEIVLPPISWPEFSTPALTIPPISIGDFLLPQLASEAFSLPEIGIPPIALGAFNLPQVIASAFDLPSIGIPNIAIGEFILPQIDFPGFVTPPLVIPPIGVGAFNLPDIYIPSIHLPSQKLFEFQIPPTPGYGNTTDNIFTTSGFFNTGGGNSSGFFNNGSGVSGFFSGNPLGLIGASGYNVFGEGSSGLSVLGSGVSGLGNIGTLPANVSSFVSGLQSIGSNLAGIFLQNY; this is translated from the coding sequence ATGAATTTTTCAGTGCTGCCACCTGAGATCAACTCGCTTCGGCTCTTCACTGGCGCAGGTCCCGGCCCGTTGCTGGATGCGGCGTTGGCCTGGGACGGCCTTGCCGCTGAATTGAACTCGGCTGCAGAATCTTTCACGTCGGTGACGGCCGGCCTGACCAGTCAGGCGTGGCAGGGGCCGGCGGCTGCGGCGATGGCCACGGCGGCGCTCCCGTACGCGGGCTGGTTGAATTCAGCGGCTACCCAGGCTGCGGGTGCGGCGGTTCAGGCCAAGGCGGTGGTCGGCGTATTCGAGTCGGCGGTGGCGGCGGCGGTCCATCCGTTTGCGGTCCAGGCAAACCGGTCCGGCTTCGTGCGACTGGTGCTCTCGAACCTGTTCGGACAGAATGCACCGGCCATCGCGGCGGCCGAAGCCGTCTATGAGGAGATGTGGGCCCAGGACGTGGCCGCCATGGTCGGCTACTACAGCGGTGCCTCTGCCGCGGCCGCCGCGCTCGCCCCGTTCACCGAGCCGCTGAAAGCCCTTGCCGGTCTGCCGGCCCAGCTGGCCGCCGGGTCCGCGGCTGCCGCCGGACTTCCGAGCGCCGCCGGGGAGACGCTGCAACTCACGCTCGGGTGGGCGAATGTCGGTGCAAGCAACTTCGGCTTCGGCAACGTCGGCAGTGGCAACATCGGCAGTGGCAACTTCGGCATTTCCAACCTGGGCGATGCGAACATCGGCAATTTCAGCATCGGCTTCGGCAACCTGGGCACGTCCAACATCGGTCTCGGAAACTTCGGCATCGGCAATAAGGGTCTTGCCAACAGCGGTAACTTCAACATCGGTTTCGGCAATACCGGTAATAACAACATCGGTATCGGGCTGACCGGTGACAACCAATTCGGCATCAACCTGAATTCCGGCAGCGGTAACGTCGGGTTGTTCAACTCCGGCACCGGAAACATCGGCTTCTTCAACTCGGGCCACGGAAACTACGGACTCTTCAACTCGGGCAGCTTCAACACCGGCATCGGCAACTCCGGTACCGTCAACACCGGCTTATTCAACCCGGGCACCTTCAATACGGGAGCCTTCAACGCAGGCTTCGCCAATACGGGTACCTACAACGTCGGCAGCTTCAACACGGGCGACGTCAACCCCGGTTCCTACAACACCGGCGGCTTCAACATCGGCAACACCAATACCGGTTATTCCAACTGGGGCAACTTCAATACCGGTGCCCTCAACACCGGAAACATGAACAACGGCATCGGCTGGACCGGTGACCAACAGGGCGGCGTCGTCGTCGCCATCACCACCCCGGACATCCAGCTTCCCCCGGTCGACATCTCGCAGATTTTGGTCGGCGCCTTCAACACCCCGCAGATCAGCATCCCGCCGATCACCATCCCGCCGTTCACGACGCCGGCGAACATCCGCATCTTGCCGTTCGACCTGCCGACGATCAACATTCCGCCGATCAACATCGGGCCCTTCACCTCGCCCGAGAGTGTCCTGGTCTCCGCGTTCAGCCTGCCGGATATCACCGTGCCGCCGATCAACATCGGCGCCTTCTTGTCACCGATTGCCGCGCTGAGTGCGTTCGAGACGCCGGCGATCGGTATCCCGGCGATCACCATTCCGGCGTACACGACGCCGTCGACCATCACGATCGGCAGTTTCGCCCTGCCGCAGATTGGTATTCCGGCGATCACTATTCCGGCGTATACGACGCCGGCGAATATCAATATCGGCAGTTTCGCGCTGCCGCAGATTGGTATTCCGGCGATCACTATTCCGGCGTACACGACGCCGGCGAATATCAATATCGGTAGCTTCGGTTTGCCGCAGATTGGTATTCCGTCGATCACTATTCCGGCGTATACGACGCCGGCGAACATCAATATCGGCAATTTCGCCCTGCCGCAGATTGGTATTCCGGCGATCACTGTTCCGGCCTACACGACGCCCGCCAATATCAATATCGGTAGCTTTGGTCTGCCCCAGATCGGTATACCCGCGATAACGGTTCCGGCTTACCAGTCGCCGGCGCTTACGGTGGGAGGGTTTAACCTGCCGTCCGTTACTACGCCGCCTATAGCGGTACCGCCGATAAATCTACCGCAGGTAATCATTCCGCCCTTCCAGACGCCGACCGTAACTGTCACGGGCTGGAACCTGCCTTCAGTCACCGTTCCGCAGATCAATATCCCGCGTATACAGTTCCCGAACATCTCCGTCCCGGGCGGAAACCAGACGCTCATTACCCTGGACACGAGCTTCATTGCGGCCCCCACCTACCGAATTGACCTCGGTACCTTCAATATCAACGCGATTTCGCTGGGCTTCACTACGCAGGGCTACATCGAGCAATTCAGCTTCCCCAGCATCCAGATCGGTGCGATGACGCTGCCGACTCTCAACATCAGCAATGCCGGTGGCAACTACATCATTCCGTCGATCGGGCTCTCCGGTTTCAACATCCCGTCCATCACTTTCAACCCAGTGCAGTTCAGCGGCTTCACGCTGCCGCAGATCGGTTGGCCGCAGTTCTCGACGCCGGCGTTGACCATCCCGCCGATTCAGCTCGGGTCGTTCGATCTGCCGCAGGTGGGTTGGCCGCAGTTCTCGACGCCGGCGTTGACCATTCCGCCGATTCAGCTCGGGTCGTTCGATCTGCCGCAGGTGGGTTGGCCGCAGTTCTCGACGCCGGCGTTGACCATTCCGCCGATTCAGCTCGGGTCGTTCGATCTGCCGCAGGTGGGTTGGCCGCAGTTCTCGACGCCGGCGTTGACCATTCCGCCGATAAATCTCGGCTCCTTCGATCTGCCGCAGGTCGGCTGGCCGCAATTCACCACCCCGCCGCTGACCATTCCGCCGATCGAGCTCGGCGAGATCGTGCTGCCGCCGATCAGCTGGCCCGAGTTCTCCACTCCGGCGTTGACGATCCCGCCGATCTCCATCGGCGACTTCCTGCTCCCGCAACTCGCTTCGGAGGCGTTCTCGCTGCCCGAGATCGGCATTCCGCCGATCGCGCTGGGTGCGTTCAACCTGCCCCAGGTCATCGCCTCCGCGTTCGACCTGCCGTCGATCGGGATTCCCAATATCGCCATCGGCGAGTTCATCCTGCCGCAGATCGACTTCCCGGGCTTCGTCACGCCGCCGCTGGTCATTCCGCCAATCGGAGTCGGCGCCTTCAACCTGCCGGACATTTACATTCCGAGCATCCACCTGCCCAGCCAGAAGCTGTTCGAGTTCCAGATTCCGCCGACGCCGGGCTACGGCAACACCACCGACAACATCTTCACGACGTCGGGCTTCTTCAACACCGGTGGCGGCAACAGCTCGGGATTCTTCAACAACGGCAGCGGGGTGTCCGGGTTCTTCAGCGGAAACCCGTTGGGACTCATCGGCGCTTCGGGCTACAACGTGTTCGGCGAAGGGTCCTCAGGTCTTTCGGTCCTGGGCAGCGGTGTGTCGGGTCTCGGAAACATCGGGACCCTGCCGGCCAACGTGAGCAGCTTCGTATCCGGCCTGCAGAGCATCGGTTCGAACCTGGCCGGGATCTTCCTGCAGAACTACTGA
- the egtE gene encoding ergothioneine biosynthesis PLP-dependent enzyme EgtE, producing the protein MSHPEQLAQRWRQSRPPVAGLHLDSAACSRQSLAALDAAAQHALHESEVGGYVAAEAAATVLDAGRAAVAKLCGLVDAEVVYTTGSLNALDVLLSSWPRDRRTLACLPGEYGPNLAVMEAHGFEVRQLPALDDGRLAIDDAAFELEDNPPDLVHLTPVASHRGTVQPLAMMAELCRELGVPLVVDAAQALGQIDCAVGADATYSSSRKWMAGPRGVGVLALRPELMEQLIPRVPLGFGEANVAARVGFSVAVGEHLACGPERIRARLAELGGIARRLLADVDGWVVVEEVEEPSAITTLAPTEGADPEEVREWLLAERRILTTYAGVQRAPMELTGPVLRISPHIDTASEDLETFAEALIEATAATAST; encoded by the coding sequence GTGAGCCATCCCGAACAGCTGGCGCAGCGGTGGCGCCAGTCCCGGCCGCCCGTAGCCGGGCTGCATCTGGATAGCGCGGCGTGCTCGCGGCAGAGCCTGGCGGCACTCGACGCGGCAGCCCAGCATGCGCTGCACGAATCCGAGGTCGGCGGATACGTGGCGGCCGAAGCGGCCGCCACGGTGCTGGACGCGGGGCGCGCGGCCGTCGCGAAGCTCTGCGGCCTGGTCGATGCCGAGGTGGTTTACACCACCGGCTCGTTGAATGCGCTGGATGTGCTGTTGAGCAGTTGGCCACGGGACAGGCGCACGCTGGCCTGCCTGCCCGGCGAGTACGGGCCCAACCTGGCGGTGATGGAGGCGCACGGATTCGAGGTGCGGCAGCTTCCTGCCCTCGACGACGGCCGGCTGGCGATTGACGATGCGGCGTTCGAGCTGGAAGACAACCCGCCCGACCTGGTTCACCTGACACCGGTGGCCAGCCACCGGGGCACCGTGCAGCCGCTGGCGATGATGGCCGAGCTGTGCCGCGAGCTCGGCGTGCCGTTGGTGGTGGACGCCGCGCAGGCGCTGGGGCAGATCGACTGCGCGGTGGGAGCCGACGCCACGTATTCATCGTCGCGGAAATGGATGGCAGGGCCCCGGGGCGTGGGGGTGCTGGCGTTGCGGCCCGAGCTGATGGAGCAGCTGATCCCGCGGGTGCCACTGGGTTTCGGTGAGGCGAATGTGGCGGCGCGAGTGGGCTTTTCGGTAGCGGTGGGCGAGCATCTGGCGTGCGGCCCGGAGCGGATCCGGGCGCGACTGGCCGAGTTGGGCGGCATCGCGCGCAGGCTGCTGGCCGACGTTGACGGCTGGGTGGTGGTCGAAGAGGTCGAAGAGCCAAGCGCCATAACCACTTTGGCGCCCACCGAGGGCGCCGACCCGGAAGAGGTGCGGGAGTGGTTGCTTGCCGAGCGCCGCATCCTGACCACCTACGCGGGAGTGCAACGTGCCCCGATGGAATTGACCGGCCCGGTGCTGCGGATCTCTCCGCATATTGACACGGCATCGGAAGACCTGGAAACTTTCGCCGAAGCGCTGATCGAGGCGACGGCTGCTACCGCTTCGACCTGA
- the egtC gene encoding ergothioneine biosynthesis protein EgtC: MCRHLGWLGAPVSVSSLVLDPPQGLRVQSYAPRRQKHGLMNADGWGVGFFDDCPDPAPRRWRSPAPLWGDVSFESVAPVLRSHCVVAAVRSATVGMPLEASATAPFTDGRWLLSHNGVVDRAVLPLTATAESVCDSAVLAATIFDRGLDALGDTIVEVGAADPLARLNIMAANGSRLIATAWGDTLSILRRADGVVLASEPYDDDPDWEDIPDRHLVEVNGDRVELTALNRSKGS; this comes from the coding sequence ATGTGTCGTCATCTGGGCTGGCTCGGTGCACCGGTCAGCGTCTCCTCACTGGTCCTGGACCCACCGCAGGGTCTGCGGGTGCAGTCATACGCCCCGCGCCGGCAGAAACACGGCCTGATGAACGCCGACGGGTGGGGCGTCGGCTTCTTTGACGACTGCCCGGACCCCGCGCCGCGACGCTGGCGCAGCCCCGCGCCGCTGTGGGGTGACGTCTCGTTCGAGTCGGTTGCGCCGGTGCTGCGGAGTCATTGCGTCGTCGCCGCGGTGCGCTCCGCGACCGTGGGCATGCCGCTCGAAGCCAGCGCCACCGCACCGTTCACCGATGGGCGGTGGCTGTTGTCGCACAACGGCGTTGTCGACCGCGCCGTTTTACCACTCACTGCCACGGCCGAATCTGTCTGCGACAGTGCGGTTCTGGCCGCCACCATCTTCGACCGCGGCCTGGACGCGCTGGGCGACACCATCGTCGAGGTGGGTGCCGCCGATCCGCTGGCCCGGCTGAACATCATGGCCGCCAACGGTTCTCGGCTGATTGCTACGGCGTGGGGAGACACCTTGTCGATCCTGCGCCGTGCTGACGGCGTGGTGCTGGCCAGCGAACCCTACGACGACGACCCGGACTGGGAAGACATACCCGACCGGCACCTGGTGGAAGTCAACGGCGATCGCGTCGAATTGACTGCGTTGAACCGCTCGAAAGGATCCTGA
- the egtD gene encoding L-histidine N(alpha)-methyltransferase has translation MTLTLSNHLAEDSALHALRRDVFVGLQQQPKSLPPKWFYDAAGSDLFDQITRLPEYYPTRAEAEILRARAAEIAAASQADTLVELGSGTSEKTRLLLDALRDRASLRSFVPFDVDASVLSAAARAIQHEYPGVEISAVCGDFEEHLAEIPSGGRRLFVFLGSTIGNLTPEPRADFLASLSAVMQPGDSLLLGTDLVKDTGRLVRAYDDAAGVTARFNLNVLAVINRQLDADFDVDSFEHVARWNSDEERIEMWLRSTRPQRVRVDALDLTVDFGAGEEMITEVSCKFRPDAVSDELSAAGLRRIRWWTDEAGDFGLSLAAK, from the coding sequence ATGACGCTCACGCTGTCCAACCATCTGGCCGAGGACTCCGCGTTGCACGCACTGCGCCGCGACGTCTTCGTGGGCCTGCAACAGCAGCCGAAATCGTTGCCGCCCAAGTGGTTTTATGATGCGGCCGGCAGCGACCTGTTCGACCAGATCACCAGGCTGCCGGAGTACTACCCGACGCGCGCCGAGGCCGAGATCCTGCGTGCCCGCGCCGCCGAGATCGCCGCGGCAAGCCAGGCCGACACCCTGGTCGAGCTGGGCAGCGGGACATCCGAGAAGACCCGGTTGCTGCTCGATGCACTGCGCGACCGTGCGTCGTTGCGCAGCTTCGTACCGTTCGACGTCGATGCCAGCGTTTTGTCGGCGGCCGCCCGTGCCATCCAGCACGAGTATCCAGGTGTCGAAATCAGCGCGGTCTGTGGTGATTTCGAGGAGCACCTGGCCGAAATACCCAGTGGTGGGCGGCGGCTGTTCGTGTTTCTGGGCTCGACGATCGGGAACCTGACGCCGGAGCCTCGCGCCGACTTCCTCGCCTCGCTGTCCGCGGTGATGCAGCCCGGGGACAGTTTGCTGCTGGGTACCGACCTGGTGAAGGACACCGGCCGGCTGGTACGGGCATACGACGACGCGGCCGGCGTGACGGCGCGGTTCAACCTCAACGTGCTTGCGGTGATCAACCGGCAACTCGACGCGGATTTCGACGTCGACTCGTTCGAACACGTCGCGCGCTGGAACAGCGACGAGGAGCGCATCGAAATGTGGCTGCGCTCCACCCGTCCCCAGCGGGTACGTGTCGACGCGCTGGACCTGACCGTCGACTTCGGCGCCGGCGAGGAGATGATCACCGAGGTATCGTGCAAATTCCGCCCGGACGCGGTGAGCGACGAGCTGTCCGCCGCAGGGTTGCGGAGGATCCGTTGGTGGACCGACGAGGCGGGTGATTTCGGCCTGTCGCTGGCCGCCAAGTGA